The segment CCAGGCTCAAATCCCTTGATCTGGTGGGCAACCCTCTGGGCAGGCGCATCTCTGTTCAGCGCATGGTGGATCTTGAACAACTCAAGCTGCGCTATACCGGCCTGCAAACCTGGCCTGAGGGTGTGCTGTCACTCAGGCGCCTGCAAACCCTTGATCTGCGTGACAACAGCATCAGTCGCATACCGCCAGAGGTGCTGACTGCCGGCAGGGCTGCGGTTAATCGAGTCACGTTCTTGCATGACAACCCGTTGAGTGCGGACTCTTTGCGCCGCCTGGAAAATTACCGGCGCGAGCACGGCATCACCTTTGGCATCAGGCCACGTCGTCAACATGTCGAACCCGTACGCGGGATTTTTCATTGGGCGCCAGAGCCTACGGCCGAACAACTTGGCGTCTGGAGTGATCTGAGAGGCATTGGTCGCTCGACTGATTTTTTCCGCGTCCTGGAGGACCTCAGCGCGTCATCCCAGTATTTGCGCGGGCGTGAAAATTTAACGACGCGCGTTTGGAGCATGCTTGACGGAATGCACGGCAACAGTGAGTTGCGAGAGCAGTTATTTGACGTATCGGCCAATCCGAATACCTGTGCCGATGGCATTCCGATGATCTTTGCGGACCTGGAACTTCGACACCAGATCATGACGGCTCAAGGCGCAGCCAATGCCGAAGAAAAACTCCTGCGACTGAGTTATGGGCTGTTTCGCATCGAGTTGCTGGACACCCATGTGCAAGGGGTCATTGAATCGCGAATTGCCCAGGTCCATACCGATCAGCGAAATTACGTCCAGCAGTTGCAGCGCCTGGTTGATGCTGCGGGTACGGTTGAGCTGGATCAGCCCCTGGCGGACATGACCCCGCAGGAGCAGCAAGGTATTGCTTATCGGCTGGCAACGCCGCAAGCCATGCAGTTGGCGCAGAGGCTCAGCCCTGTTGACTTGCAGCTTCGGCTCGAACGGATCGAACCGTTGGAAGTACAGATGTTTTATCAGGTCAGGTTAGCCGAGGAACTTGGTTTGCCCGCACGGCCCAGGAGCATGATCTTTGAACGGTTGGCCAACGTAACCCCGGAGGAACTGGAGGCTGCAAAATACTATGTGTTGAGTGAGGACACGCTGGCCAAGCGGATTGCCTTCATTGAAAAACAGGCGTTCTGGGAAGCGTTTCTGGAGAAGAAGTACCCTGCGGTGTTTCAGTCAGCGGATTCTCCATTGCATGAGCGCATGCAGTCGCTATATGTCGGGCGCGAGAGCATGTCCAGTCAGGACTATGTTGAGCAAACAGGGGAGGTAGGGGAAAGTCGTCGCCAAGCGAGAGAGGTCATCATCAGCCGATTGACCCGGGAAGAAATAGCAGAACATCCGTTTATGCAGGTTTAGCCTGGCGCGGCGCCTGAATAAACCTTGAAGATGGGCTGGCCTTGGGTGAACCCAAGGCCAGCCACACACTTAACGACGGCGGAACAGCGGCATCGGCTCGTCGCTCGACGACTGGTAGGTCACCGAAAAATCCTTCAAGCCTTCCAGTGCTTCGTACGGGTCTTTATCGGCGCGAATGGCGAACGCGTCAAAACCGCAGCGATGCAGATAGAACAACTGGTCGCGCAGCACATCGCCAATGGCGCGCAATTCGCCTTTGTAACCATAACGGTCACGCAGCAAGCGGGCATTGGAGTAGCTGCGACCATCGGTGAAGGCCGGGAAGTTCAGGGCAATGACCTGAAAATGCGCCACGTCTTCGCCCAGTTCCTCGGCTTCTTCATCGCTGTCCAGCCACACACCCAGGCCGCCATCACGGGCCTTGAGTGCATGGCCGTGCTCGCGCCACATCACCAACGGGACGATGAGATCGTCGCAGTTGGAGATTTCGTCAAAGGTGGTTTCCTTGGGCAGCAAGTGCCAGGTTTCGTCGATGACCTGATTGTTCTTAATGATTCGCTGCATAGACGCGCTCCTTGAAAGGGTCAATGCCGATACGTTGATAGGTGTCGATGAAGCGCTCGTCTTCGGTACGTTTTTCAACATAGACGTCGATCAGCTTTTCAATCACATCCGGCATGGCGTCTTGTGCGAACGAAGGACCGAGGATTTTGCCCAGACTTGCGTCACGGCTGGCGCTGCCACCCAGGGACACCTGATAGAACTCGGCGCCTTTCTTGTCGACACCCAGAATCCCGATGTGACCGACGTGGTGGTGACCACAGGCGTTCATGCAACCGGAGATGTTCAGGTCCAGCTCGCCGATGTCGAACAGGTAGTCCAGGTCTTCGAAACGACGCTGGATCGATTCGGCGATCGGGATCGACTTGGCGTTGGCCAGGGAGCAGAAATCGCCGCCCGGGCAGCAGATCATGTCGGTCAGCAAGCCAATGTTCGGCGTGGCAAAGCCATTTTCGCGCAACTCGCCCCACATGGTGAACAACTGGTTCTCTTCCACATCGGCAAGAATGATGTTCTGTTCGTGGGAGGTGCGCAGCTGGCCAAAGCTGAAGCGGTCGGCCATGTCGGCGATTGCGTCCCACTGTTTGTCGGTCACATCGCCCGGTGCGACGCCGGTAGGCTTCAGCGACAGGGTAACAGCGACATAACCCGGCTTTTTATGGGCCAGGGTATTGCGGGTACGCCAACGGGCGAAGCCCGGGTGCTGCTTGTCGAGTTCGGCCAGTTCAGCGCCGAAGTCAGGCAGGGCTTTGTAGTCCGGGTCCACGAAGTGCTTGGCGATACGCTGTACTTCAGCTTCGGTCAGGGTATTCGAGCCACCGCGCAGGTGAACCATTTCGGCTTCAACGCGCTCTGCAAACACTTCAGGCGTCAGGGCCTTGACCAGAATCTTGATCCGCGCCTTGTACTTGTTGTCACGACGGCCATAGCGGTTGTAAACCCGCAGGATGGCTTCGAGGTAGCTCAGCAGGTCTTGCCACGGCAAGAACTCGTTGATGAACGCGCCGATGACCGGCGTACGGCCCAGGCC is part of the Pseudomonas sp. ML2-2023-3 genome and harbors:
- a CDS encoding DUF934 domain-containing protein, which translates into the protein MQRIIKNNQVIDETWHLLPKETTFDEISNCDDLIVPLVMWREHGHALKARDGGLGVWLDSDEEAEELGEDVAHFQVIALNFPAFTDGRSYSNARLLRDRYGYKGELRAIGDVLRDQLFYLHRCGFDAFAIRADKDPYEALEGLKDFSVTYQSSSDEPMPLFRRR
- a CDS encoding nitrite/sulfite reductase; the protein is MYVYDEYDQRIIEDRVKQFRDQTRRYLAGELSEEEFRPLRLQNGLYVQRFAPMLRVAVPYGQLTSRQARMMAKIARDYDKGYAHISTRQNVQFNWPALEDIPDILEELATVQMHAIQTSGNCLRNVTTDQFAGVAADELIDSRPWCEIVRQWTTFHPEFAYLPRKFKIAINGSTSDRAAIEVHDIGLEPVFNEAGDLGFRVLVGGGLGRTPVIGAFINEFLPWQDLLSYLEAILRVYNRYGRRDNKYKARIKILVKALTPEVFAERVEAEMVHLRGGSNTLTEAEVQRIAKHFVDPDYKALPDFGAELAELDKQHPGFARWRTRNTLAHKKPGYVAVTLSLKPTGVAPGDVTDKQWDAIADMADRFSFGQLRTSHEQNIILADVEENQLFTMWGELRENGFATPNIGLLTDMICCPGGDFCSLANAKSIPIAESIQRRFEDLDYLFDIGELDLNISGCMNACGHHHVGHIGILGVDKKGAEFYQVSLGGSASRDASLGKILGPSFAQDAMPDVIEKLIDVYVEKRTEDERFIDTYQRIGIDPFKERVYAANH